From the genome of Globicephala melas chromosome 11, mGloMel1.2, whole genome shotgun sequence, one region includes:
- the IQSEC1 gene encoding IQ motif and SEC7 domain-containing protein 1 isoform X3 translates to MASAAEPPGQAAEYLQELTRIVAAQQELLARRRRRIEELERQVARLSRENAGLLERHRRHLAACARRPDPGPGPQPLGAIPELGGRRDNVEGEAPSSETGTSLDSPSAYHQGPSAPGSGLGPDHSEHTPGGAYGLYAGPPGQQRTRRPKLQHSTSILRKQAEEEAIKRSRSLSESYELSSDLQDKQVEMLERKYGGRLVTRHAARTIQTAFRQYQMNKNFERLRSSMSENRMSRRIVLSNMRMQFSFEGPEKVHSSYFEGKQVSVTDKGTPLEALVPAECRDLGPPPALQAPAPAGDFADAITELEDAFSRQVKSLAESIDDALNCRSLHTEGAPAPDVGRTRDAEPSPALHGAEHRQLDEMTASYSDVTLYIDEEELSPPLPPMQAGRRPSSAESDLRLRPGGAAQDYWALAHKDDKGDTDTSCRSTPSLGPQEPRLRGEHLPLLTIEPPSDSSVDLSDRSDRSSLKRQSAYERGLGGPQGSPKHGPHGPPRGLPREEPEPRARAPRPLDGHLAINGSANRQSKSESDYSDGDNDSLNSTSNSNDTINCSSESSSRDSLREQTLSKQTYHKETRNSWDSPTFSNDVIRRRHYRIGLNLFNKKPEKGVQYLIERGFVPDTPVGVAHFLLQRKGLSRQMIGEFLGNRQKQFNRDVLDCVVDEMDFSAMELDEALRKFQAHIRVQGEAQKVERLIEAFSQRYCICNPGVVRQFRNPDTIFILAFAIILLNTDMYSPNVKPERKMKLEDFVKNLRGVDDGEDIPREMLIGIYERIRKRELETNEDHVSQVQKVEKLIVGKKPIGSLHHGLGCVLSLPHRRLVCYCRLFEVPDPNKPQKLGLHQREIFLFNDLLVVTKIFQKKKNSVTYSFRQSFSLYGMQVLLFENQYYPNGIRLTSAVPGADIKVLINFNAPNPQDRKKFTDDLRESIAEVQEMEKHRIETELEKQKGVVRPSMSQCSSLKKEPGGGTLSRACLDDSYASGEGLKRSALSSSLRDLSEAGKRGRRSSAGSLESNVEGSIISSPHMRRRAASTRDCPSRPHQAMPNSSSLLGSLFGSKRGKPPPQAHLPPAPPQPPPHPPHPSSGHPQGPTEGPLQAPVHGHHGQYCPLQQNPPPYHHHHHYHPPQHIQHAHQYHHGPHGGQPAYGAHAHSHPPLPSAHVGHPGHVGHAVHHHGQPPAPPPLPGSKAKPSGISTIV, encoded by the exons TGTCGAGGGCGAGGCCCCCAGCAGCGAGACTGGCACGTCGCTGGACAGCCCCTCCGCCTACCACCAGGGCCCCTCGGCGCCCGGCTCCGGCCTGGGCCCGGACCACTCCGAGCACACGCCAGGCGGCGCCTATGGGCTGTATGCGGGGCCGCCCGGGCAGCAGCGCACGCGGAGGCCCAAGCTGCAGCACTCGACCTCCATCCTGCGCAAGCAGGCCGAGGAGGAGGCTATCAAGCGCTCACGATCCCTCTCCGAGAGCTATGAGCTCTCCTCCGACCTGCAGGACAAGCAG GTGGAGATGCTAGAACGGAAGTATGGGGGCCGCCTCGTGACCCGCCATGCGGCCCGCACCATCCAGACAGCCTTCCGCCAGTACCAGATGAACAAGAACTTTGAGCGGCTGCGCAGCTCCATGTCCGAGAACCGCATGTCACGCCGCATCGTGCTGTCCAACATGAGGATGCAGTTCTCCTTCGAGGGGCCGGAGAAGGTGCACAGCTCCTACTTCGAGGGCAAGCAGGTCTCAGTGACCGACAAGGGTACCCCGCTGGAGGCCCTGGTGCCGGCCGAGTGCAGAGACCTGGGCCCGCCGCCTGCCCTCCAGGCCCCTGCCCCGGCCGGTGACTTCGCAGATGCCATCACAGAGCTGGAGGACGCCTTCTCACGGCAGGTGAAGTCGCTGGCCGAGTCCATTGACGACGCGCTCAATTGCCGCAGCCTGCACACCGAAGGGGCCCCCGCGCCCGACGTGGGGCGGACCCGGGACGCCGAGCCCTCGCCGGCCCTGCATGGCGCCGAGCATCGCCAGCTGGACGAGATGACCGCCTCGTACAGCGACGTCACCCTGTACATCGACGAGGAGGAGCTGTCGCCACCCCTGCCCCCGATGCAGGCGGGCCGCCGGCCGTCCAGCGCTGAGTCGGACCTGCGGCTGCGGCCCGGGGGTGCTGCCCAGGACTACTGGGCCCTGGCCCACAAGGACGACAAGGGGGACACGGACACCAGCTGCCGGAGCACGCCCTCGCTGGGGCCACAGGAGCCGCGGCTGCGCGGGGAGCACCTCCCGCTGCTCACCATCGAGCCGCCCAGCGACAGCTCCGTGGACCTCAGCGACCGCTCGGACCGCAGCTCGCTTAAGAGGCAGAGCGCCTACGAGCGCGGCCTGGGCGGGCCGCAGGGCAGCCCCAAGCACGGCCCCCATGGGCCCCCCAGGGGCCTCCCCCGGGAGGAGCCGGAGCCACGGGCCCGGGCGCCCAGGCCCCTGGATGGCCACCTGGCCATCAATGGCTCGGCCAACAGGCAGAGCAAGTCCGAGTCGGACTACTCGGATGGGGACAACGACAGCCTGAACAGCACATCCAACTCCAACGACACCATCAACTGCAGTTCCGAGTCTTCGTCCCGCGACAGCCTGCGCGAGCAGACACTCAGCAAGCAGACCTACCACAAGGAGACCCGCAACAGCTGGGACTCGCCCACCTTCAGCAACGACGTCATCCGCCGGCGGCACTACCGCATCGGCCTCAACCTCTTCAACAA GAAGCCCGAGAAGGGCGTCCAGTACCTCATCGAGCGCGGCTTCGTGCCCGACACGCCGGTGGGGGTGGCCCACTTCCTGCTGCAGCGCAAGGGCCTGAGCCGGCAGATGATCGGGGAGTTCCTGGGCAACCGGCAGAAGCAGTTCAACCGCGACGTGCTCga CTGCGTAGTGGACGAGATGGACTTCTCCGCCATGGAGCTGGACGAGGCTCTCCGGAAGTTCCAGGCGCACATCCGGGTCCAGGGGGAGGCCCAGAAGGTGGAGCGGCTGATCGAGGCCTTcag CCAGCGGTACTGCATCTGCAACCCCGGGGTGGTGCGGCAGTTCCGGAACCCAGACACCATCTTCATCCTGGCTTTTGCCATCATTCTACTCAACACCGACATGTACAGCCCCAATGTCAAGCCCGAGCGCAAGATGAAGCTAGAGGACTTCGTCAAGAACCTCCGAG GCGTGGACGATGGGGAGGACATCCCCCGGGAGATGCTGATCGGGATCTACGAGCGGATCCGGAAGCGGGAGCTGGAGACCAACGAGGACCACGTGTCGCAGGTGCAGAAGGTGGAGAAGCTCATCGTGGGGAAGAAGCCG ATTGGATCCCTGCACCACGGGCTCGGCTGT GTGCTCTCGCTGCCACACCGGCGCCTGGTCTGCTACTGCCGGCTCTTCGAGGTTCCAGACCCAAATAAGCCCCAGAAGCTTGGGCTGCACCAGCGAGAGATCTTCCTGTTCAATGACCTCctggtg GTCACCAAGatcttccagaagaagaagaactcTGTGACGTACAGCTTCCGACAGTCCTTCTCCCTGTACGGCATGCAGGTCCTACTCTTCGAGAACCAGT ACTACCCCAACGGCATCCGGCTCACATCTGCCGTCCCCGGAGCAGACATCAAAGTGCTAATAAACTTTAACGCTCCCAATCCTCAAGACCGGAAGAAATTCACTGATGACCTGCGGGAGTCCATCGCGGAGGTGCAGGAGATGGAAAAGCACAGGATAGAGA CGGAGCTCGAGAAGCAGAAGGGCGTCGTGCGGCCCAGCATGTCCCAGTGCTCCAGCCTCAAAAAGGAGCCGGGCGGCGGGACACTGAGTCGGGCCTGCCTGGATGACAGCTATGCCAGCGGCGAGGGCCTCAAGCGCAGCGCCCTCAGCAGCTCCCTGCGCGACCTCTCAGAAGCGG GGAAGCGAGGGCGTCGCAGCAGTGCGGGATCGCTAGAGAGCAATGTGGAA GGGTCCATCATTAGCAGTCCTCACATGCGCCGGAGAGCTGCATCAACACGAGACTGTCCATCTCGCCCACACCAGGCCATGCCCAACTCCTCGTCCCTCCTGGGCTCCCTATTTGGGAGTAAGagagggaagccccctccccaggcccacttgcccccagcccctccccagccgcCCCCCCACCCGCCTCATCCCTCGTCCGGCCACCCCCAGGGGCCCACGGAAGGCCCCTTGCAGGCACCAGTGCACGGGCATCACGGCCAGTACTGCCCCCTCCAGCAGAACCCGCCCccctaccatcaccaccaccactaccacccgcCCCAGCACATCCAGCACGCACACCAGTACCACCACGGCCCCCATGGGGGGCAGCCCGCCTACGGGGCCCACGCGCACAGCCACCCGCCGCTGCCCTCGGCCCACGTCGGCCACCCGGGCCACGTGGGCCATGCCGTGCACCACCACGGGCAGCCCCCTGCCCCGCCACCCCTCCCCGGCAGCAAGGCCAAACCCAGCGGCATCAGCACAATTGTGTAG
- the IQSEC1 gene encoding IQ motif and SEC7 domain-containing protein 1 isoform X2, protein MASAAEPPGQAAEYLQELTRIVAAQQELLARRRRRIEELERQVARLSRENAGLLERHRRHLAACARRPDPGPGPQPLGAIPELGGRRDKSEGESSRSVSVEGEAPSSETGTSLDSPSAYHQGPSAPGSGLGPDHSEHTPGGAYGLYAGPPGQQRTRRPKLQHSTSILRKQAEEEAIKRSRSLSESYELSSDLQDKQVEMLERKYGGRLVTRHAARTIQTAFRQYQMNKNFERLRSSMSENRMSRRIVLSNMRMQFSFEGPEKVHSSYFEGKQVSVTDKGTPLEALVPAECRDLGPPPALQAPAPAGDFADAITELEDAFSRQVKSLAESIDDALNCRSLHTEGAPAPDVGRTRDAEPSPALHGAEHRQLDEMTASYSDVTLYIDEEELSPPLPPMQAGRRPSSAESDLRLRPGGAAQDYWALAHKDDKGDTDTSCRSTPSLGPQEPRLRGEHLPLLTIEPPSDSSVDLSDRSDRSSLKRQSAYERGLGGPQGSPKHGPHGPPRGLPREEPEPRARAPRPLDGHLAINGSANRQSKSESDYSDGDNDSLNSTSNSNDTINCSSESSSRDSLREQTLSKQTYHKETRNSWDSPTFSNDVIRRRHYRIGLNLFNKKPEKGVQYLIERGFVPDTPVGVAHFLLQRKGLSRQMIGEFLGNRQKQFNRDVLDCVVDEMDFSAMELDEALRKFQAHIRVQGEAQKVERLIEAFSQRYCICNPGVVRQFRNPDTIFILAFAIILLNTDMYSPNVKPERKMKLEDFVKNLRGVDDGEDIPREMLIGIYERIRKRELETNEDHVSQVQKVEKLIVGKKPIGSLHHGLGCVLSLPHRRLVCYCRLFEVPDPNKPQKLGLHQREIFLFNDLLVVTKIFQKKKNSVTYSFRQSFSLYGMQVLLFENQYYPNGIRLTSAVPGADIKVLINFNAPNPQDRKKFTDDLRESIAEVQEMEKHRIETELEKQKGVVRPSMSQCSSLKKEPGGGTLSRACLDDSYASGEGLKRSALSSSLRDLSEAGKRGRRSSAGSLESNVEGSIISSPHMRRRAASTRDCPSRPHQAMPNSSSLLGSLFGSKRGKPPPQAHLPPAPPQPPPHPPHPSSGHPQGPTEGPLQAPVHGHHGQYCPLQQNPPPYHHHHHYHPPQHIQHAHQYHHGPHGGQPAYGAHAHSHPPLPSAHVGHPGHVGHAVHHHGQPPAPPPLPGSKAKPSGISTIV, encoded by the exons TGTCGAGGGCGAGGCCCCCAGCAGCGAGACTGGCACGTCGCTGGACAGCCCCTCCGCCTACCACCAGGGCCCCTCGGCGCCCGGCTCCGGCCTGGGCCCGGACCACTCCGAGCACACGCCAGGCGGCGCCTATGGGCTGTATGCGGGGCCGCCCGGGCAGCAGCGCACGCGGAGGCCCAAGCTGCAGCACTCGACCTCCATCCTGCGCAAGCAGGCCGAGGAGGAGGCTATCAAGCGCTCACGATCCCTCTCCGAGAGCTATGAGCTCTCCTCCGACCTGCAGGACAAGCAG GTGGAGATGCTAGAACGGAAGTATGGGGGCCGCCTCGTGACCCGCCATGCGGCCCGCACCATCCAGACAGCCTTCCGCCAGTACCAGATGAACAAGAACTTTGAGCGGCTGCGCAGCTCCATGTCCGAGAACCGCATGTCACGCCGCATCGTGCTGTCCAACATGAGGATGCAGTTCTCCTTCGAGGGGCCGGAGAAGGTGCACAGCTCCTACTTCGAGGGCAAGCAGGTCTCAGTGACCGACAAGGGTACCCCGCTGGAGGCCCTGGTGCCGGCCGAGTGCAGAGACCTGGGCCCGCCGCCTGCCCTCCAGGCCCCTGCCCCGGCCGGTGACTTCGCAGATGCCATCACAGAGCTGGAGGACGCCTTCTCACGGCAGGTGAAGTCGCTGGCCGAGTCCATTGACGACGCGCTCAATTGCCGCAGCCTGCACACCGAAGGGGCCCCCGCGCCCGACGTGGGGCGGACCCGGGACGCCGAGCCCTCGCCGGCCCTGCATGGCGCCGAGCATCGCCAGCTGGACGAGATGACCGCCTCGTACAGCGACGTCACCCTGTACATCGACGAGGAGGAGCTGTCGCCACCCCTGCCCCCGATGCAGGCGGGCCGCCGGCCGTCCAGCGCTGAGTCGGACCTGCGGCTGCGGCCCGGGGGTGCTGCCCAGGACTACTGGGCCCTGGCCCACAAGGACGACAAGGGGGACACGGACACCAGCTGCCGGAGCACGCCCTCGCTGGGGCCACAGGAGCCGCGGCTGCGCGGGGAGCACCTCCCGCTGCTCACCATCGAGCCGCCCAGCGACAGCTCCGTGGACCTCAGCGACCGCTCGGACCGCAGCTCGCTTAAGAGGCAGAGCGCCTACGAGCGCGGCCTGGGCGGGCCGCAGGGCAGCCCCAAGCACGGCCCCCATGGGCCCCCCAGGGGCCTCCCCCGGGAGGAGCCGGAGCCACGGGCCCGGGCGCCCAGGCCCCTGGATGGCCACCTGGCCATCAATGGCTCGGCCAACAGGCAGAGCAAGTCCGAGTCGGACTACTCGGATGGGGACAACGACAGCCTGAACAGCACATCCAACTCCAACGACACCATCAACTGCAGTTCCGAGTCTTCGTCCCGCGACAGCCTGCGCGAGCAGACACTCAGCAAGCAGACCTACCACAAGGAGACCCGCAACAGCTGGGACTCGCCCACCTTCAGCAACGACGTCATCCGCCGGCGGCACTACCGCATCGGCCTCAACCTCTTCAACAA GAAGCCCGAGAAGGGCGTCCAGTACCTCATCGAGCGCGGCTTCGTGCCCGACACGCCGGTGGGGGTGGCCCACTTCCTGCTGCAGCGCAAGGGCCTGAGCCGGCAGATGATCGGGGAGTTCCTGGGCAACCGGCAGAAGCAGTTCAACCGCGACGTGCTCga CTGCGTAGTGGACGAGATGGACTTCTCCGCCATGGAGCTGGACGAGGCTCTCCGGAAGTTCCAGGCGCACATCCGGGTCCAGGGGGAGGCCCAGAAGGTGGAGCGGCTGATCGAGGCCTTcag CCAGCGGTACTGCATCTGCAACCCCGGGGTGGTGCGGCAGTTCCGGAACCCAGACACCATCTTCATCCTGGCTTTTGCCATCATTCTACTCAACACCGACATGTACAGCCCCAATGTCAAGCCCGAGCGCAAGATGAAGCTAGAGGACTTCGTCAAGAACCTCCGAG GCGTGGACGATGGGGAGGACATCCCCCGGGAGATGCTGATCGGGATCTACGAGCGGATCCGGAAGCGGGAGCTGGAGACCAACGAGGACCACGTGTCGCAGGTGCAGAAGGTGGAGAAGCTCATCGTGGGGAAGAAGCCG ATTGGATCCCTGCACCACGGGCTCGGCTGT GTGCTCTCGCTGCCACACCGGCGCCTGGTCTGCTACTGCCGGCTCTTCGAGGTTCCAGACCCAAATAAGCCCCAGAAGCTTGGGCTGCACCAGCGAGAGATCTTCCTGTTCAATGACCTCctggtg GTCACCAAGatcttccagaagaagaagaactcTGTGACGTACAGCTTCCGACAGTCCTTCTCCCTGTACGGCATGCAGGTCCTACTCTTCGAGAACCAGT ACTACCCCAACGGCATCCGGCTCACATCTGCCGTCCCCGGAGCAGACATCAAAGTGCTAATAAACTTTAACGCTCCCAATCCTCAAGACCGGAAGAAATTCACTGATGACCTGCGGGAGTCCATCGCGGAGGTGCAGGAGATGGAAAAGCACAGGATAGAGA CGGAGCTCGAGAAGCAGAAGGGCGTCGTGCGGCCCAGCATGTCCCAGTGCTCCAGCCTCAAAAAGGAGCCGGGCGGCGGGACACTGAGTCGGGCCTGCCTGGATGACAGCTATGCCAGCGGCGAGGGCCTCAAGCGCAGCGCCCTCAGCAGCTCCCTGCGCGACCTCTCAGAAGCGG GGAAGCGAGGGCGTCGCAGCAGTGCGGGATCGCTAGAGAGCAATGTGGAA GGGTCCATCATTAGCAGTCCTCACATGCGCCGGAGAGCTGCATCAACACGAGACTGTCCATCTCGCCCACACCAGGCCATGCCCAACTCCTCGTCCCTCCTGGGCTCCCTATTTGGGAGTAAGagagggaagccccctccccaggcccacttgcccccagcccctccccagccgcCCCCCCACCCGCCTCATCCCTCGTCCGGCCACCCCCAGGGGCCCACGGAAGGCCCCTTGCAGGCACCAGTGCACGGGCATCACGGCCAGTACTGCCCCCTCCAGCAGAACCCGCCCccctaccatcaccaccaccactaccacccgcCCCAGCACATCCAGCACGCACACCAGTACCACCACGGCCCCCATGGGGGGCAGCCCGCCTACGGGGCCCACGCGCACAGCCACCCGCCGCTGCCCTCGGCCCACGTCGGCCACCCGGGCCACGTGGGCCATGCCGTGCACCACCACGGGCAGCCCCCTGCCCCGCCACCCCTCCCCGGCAGCAAGGCCAAACCCAGCGGCATCAGCACAATTGTGTAG
- the IQSEC1 gene encoding IQ motif and SEC7 domain-containing protein 1 isoform X1, giving the protein MASAAEPPGQAAEYLQELTRIVAAQQELLARRRRRIEELERQVARLSRENAGLLERHRRHLAACARRPDPGPGPQPLGAIPELGGRRDKSEGESSRSVRSSLETGSSLSTDRYSVEGEAPSSETGTSLDSPSAYHQGPSAPGSGLGPDHSEHTPGGAYGLYAGPPGQQRTRRPKLQHSTSILRKQAEEEAIKRSRSLSESYELSSDLQDKQVEMLERKYGGRLVTRHAARTIQTAFRQYQMNKNFERLRSSMSENRMSRRIVLSNMRMQFSFEGPEKVHSSYFEGKQVSVTDKGTPLEALVPAECRDLGPPPALQAPAPAGDFADAITELEDAFSRQVKSLAESIDDALNCRSLHTEGAPAPDVGRTRDAEPSPALHGAEHRQLDEMTASYSDVTLYIDEEELSPPLPPMQAGRRPSSAESDLRLRPGGAAQDYWALAHKDDKGDTDTSCRSTPSLGPQEPRLRGEHLPLLTIEPPSDSSVDLSDRSDRSSLKRQSAYERGLGGPQGSPKHGPHGPPRGLPREEPEPRARAPRPLDGHLAINGSANRQSKSESDYSDGDNDSLNSTSNSNDTINCSSESSSRDSLREQTLSKQTYHKETRNSWDSPTFSNDVIRRRHYRIGLNLFNKKPEKGVQYLIERGFVPDTPVGVAHFLLQRKGLSRQMIGEFLGNRQKQFNRDVLDCVVDEMDFSAMELDEALRKFQAHIRVQGEAQKVERLIEAFSQRYCICNPGVVRQFRNPDTIFILAFAIILLNTDMYSPNVKPERKMKLEDFVKNLRGVDDGEDIPREMLIGIYERIRKRELETNEDHVSQVQKVEKLIVGKKPIGSLHHGLGCVLSLPHRRLVCYCRLFEVPDPNKPQKLGLHQREIFLFNDLLVVTKIFQKKKNSVTYSFRQSFSLYGMQVLLFENQYYPNGIRLTSAVPGADIKVLINFNAPNPQDRKKFTDDLRESIAEVQEMEKHRIETELEKQKGVVRPSMSQCSSLKKEPGGGTLSRACLDDSYASGEGLKRSALSSSLRDLSEAGKRGRRSSAGSLESNVEGSIISSPHMRRRAASTRDCPSRPHQAMPNSSSLLGSLFGSKRGKPPPQAHLPPAPPQPPPHPPHPSSGHPQGPTEGPLQAPVHGHHGQYCPLQQNPPPYHHHHHYHPPQHIQHAHQYHHGPHGGQPAYGAHAHSHPPLPSAHVGHPGHVGHAVHHHGQPPAPPPLPGSKAKPSGISTIV; this is encoded by the exons TGTCGAGGGCGAGGCCCCCAGCAGCGAGACTGGCACGTCGCTGGACAGCCCCTCCGCCTACCACCAGGGCCCCTCGGCGCCCGGCTCCGGCCTGGGCCCGGACCACTCCGAGCACACGCCAGGCGGCGCCTATGGGCTGTATGCGGGGCCGCCCGGGCAGCAGCGCACGCGGAGGCCCAAGCTGCAGCACTCGACCTCCATCCTGCGCAAGCAGGCCGAGGAGGAGGCTATCAAGCGCTCACGATCCCTCTCCGAGAGCTATGAGCTCTCCTCCGACCTGCAGGACAAGCAG GTGGAGATGCTAGAACGGAAGTATGGGGGCCGCCTCGTGACCCGCCATGCGGCCCGCACCATCCAGACAGCCTTCCGCCAGTACCAGATGAACAAGAACTTTGAGCGGCTGCGCAGCTCCATGTCCGAGAACCGCATGTCACGCCGCATCGTGCTGTCCAACATGAGGATGCAGTTCTCCTTCGAGGGGCCGGAGAAGGTGCACAGCTCCTACTTCGAGGGCAAGCAGGTCTCAGTGACCGACAAGGGTACCCCGCTGGAGGCCCTGGTGCCGGCCGAGTGCAGAGACCTGGGCCCGCCGCCTGCCCTCCAGGCCCCTGCCCCGGCCGGTGACTTCGCAGATGCCATCACAGAGCTGGAGGACGCCTTCTCACGGCAGGTGAAGTCGCTGGCCGAGTCCATTGACGACGCGCTCAATTGCCGCAGCCTGCACACCGAAGGGGCCCCCGCGCCCGACGTGGGGCGGACCCGGGACGCCGAGCCCTCGCCGGCCCTGCATGGCGCCGAGCATCGCCAGCTGGACGAGATGACCGCCTCGTACAGCGACGTCACCCTGTACATCGACGAGGAGGAGCTGTCGCCACCCCTGCCCCCGATGCAGGCGGGCCGCCGGCCGTCCAGCGCTGAGTCGGACCTGCGGCTGCGGCCCGGGGGTGCTGCCCAGGACTACTGGGCCCTGGCCCACAAGGACGACAAGGGGGACACGGACACCAGCTGCCGGAGCACGCCCTCGCTGGGGCCACAGGAGCCGCGGCTGCGCGGGGAGCACCTCCCGCTGCTCACCATCGAGCCGCCCAGCGACAGCTCCGTGGACCTCAGCGACCGCTCGGACCGCAGCTCGCTTAAGAGGCAGAGCGCCTACGAGCGCGGCCTGGGCGGGCCGCAGGGCAGCCCCAAGCACGGCCCCCATGGGCCCCCCAGGGGCCTCCCCCGGGAGGAGCCGGAGCCACGGGCCCGGGCGCCCAGGCCCCTGGATGGCCACCTGGCCATCAATGGCTCGGCCAACAGGCAGAGCAAGTCCGAGTCGGACTACTCGGATGGGGACAACGACAGCCTGAACAGCACATCCAACTCCAACGACACCATCAACTGCAGTTCCGAGTCTTCGTCCCGCGACAGCCTGCGCGAGCAGACACTCAGCAAGCAGACCTACCACAAGGAGACCCGCAACAGCTGGGACTCGCCCACCTTCAGCAACGACGTCATCCGCCGGCGGCACTACCGCATCGGCCTCAACCTCTTCAACAA GAAGCCCGAGAAGGGCGTCCAGTACCTCATCGAGCGCGGCTTCGTGCCCGACACGCCGGTGGGGGTGGCCCACTTCCTGCTGCAGCGCAAGGGCCTGAGCCGGCAGATGATCGGGGAGTTCCTGGGCAACCGGCAGAAGCAGTTCAACCGCGACGTGCTCga CTGCGTAGTGGACGAGATGGACTTCTCCGCCATGGAGCTGGACGAGGCTCTCCGGAAGTTCCAGGCGCACATCCGGGTCCAGGGGGAGGCCCAGAAGGTGGAGCGGCTGATCGAGGCCTTcag CCAGCGGTACTGCATCTGCAACCCCGGGGTGGTGCGGCAGTTCCGGAACCCAGACACCATCTTCATCCTGGCTTTTGCCATCATTCTACTCAACACCGACATGTACAGCCCCAATGTCAAGCCCGAGCGCAAGATGAAGCTAGAGGACTTCGTCAAGAACCTCCGAG GCGTGGACGATGGGGAGGACATCCCCCGGGAGATGCTGATCGGGATCTACGAGCGGATCCGGAAGCGGGAGCTGGAGACCAACGAGGACCACGTGTCGCAGGTGCAGAAGGTGGAGAAGCTCATCGTGGGGAAGAAGCCG ATTGGATCCCTGCACCACGGGCTCGGCTGT GTGCTCTCGCTGCCACACCGGCGCCTGGTCTGCTACTGCCGGCTCTTCGAGGTTCCAGACCCAAATAAGCCCCAGAAGCTTGGGCTGCACCAGCGAGAGATCTTCCTGTTCAATGACCTCctggtg GTCACCAAGatcttccagaagaagaagaactcTGTGACGTACAGCTTCCGACAGTCCTTCTCCCTGTACGGCATGCAGGTCCTACTCTTCGAGAACCAGT ACTACCCCAACGGCATCCGGCTCACATCTGCCGTCCCCGGAGCAGACATCAAAGTGCTAATAAACTTTAACGCTCCCAATCCTCAAGACCGGAAGAAATTCACTGATGACCTGCGGGAGTCCATCGCGGAGGTGCAGGAGATGGAAAAGCACAGGATAGAGA CGGAGCTCGAGAAGCAGAAGGGCGTCGTGCGGCCCAGCATGTCCCAGTGCTCCAGCCTCAAAAAGGAGCCGGGCGGCGGGACACTGAGTCGGGCCTGCCTGGATGACAGCTATGCCAGCGGCGAGGGCCTCAAGCGCAGCGCCCTCAGCAGCTCCCTGCGCGACCTCTCAGAAGCGG GGAAGCGAGGGCGTCGCAGCAGTGCGGGATCGCTAGAGAGCAATGTGGAA GGGTCCATCATTAGCAGTCCTCACATGCGCCGGAGAGCTGCATCAACACGAGACTGTCCATCTCGCCCACACCAGGCCATGCCCAACTCCTCGTCCCTCCTGGGCTCCCTATTTGGGAGTAAGagagggaagccccctccccaggcccacttgcccccagcccctccccagccgcCCCCCCACCCGCCTCATCCCTCGTCCGGCCACCCCCAGGGGCCCACGGAAGGCCCCTTGCAGGCACCAGTGCACGGGCATCACGGCCAGTACTGCCCCCTCCAGCAGAACCCGCCCccctaccatcaccaccaccactaccacccgcCCCAGCACATCCAGCACGCACACCAGTACCACCACGGCCCCCATGGGGGGCAGCCCGCCTACGGGGCCCACGCGCACAGCCACCCGCCGCTGCCCTCGGCCCACGTCGGCCACCCGGGCCACGTGGGCCATGCCGTGCACCACCACGGGCAGCCCCCTGCCCCGCCACCCCTCCCCGGCAGCAAGGCCAAACCCAGCGGCATCAGCACAATTGTGTAG